A stretch of DNA from Gemmatimonadota bacterium:
GAAATGAATATGCCCGTATTTTCTGGAGGTATGCTCATGTTTAAGTATGTCATGACATTGATTTTCCTGCTCCTGCCTGCCTATGTACACGCAGCGCCAACCGCATCAGATTGTGATTTCAATAACAGCGGCAAAGTGGATTTTGCCGATTTTATCGCCTTTTCACAGGGCTATGGGACAACCCAGACCCGGTTTGACTTGAACGGGGATGGCGCAGTCACCTTTCAGGACTTTGTCATTTTTGCCCAGTTCTACGGGCAGACAATCGCACCCCCTCCGCCAACCACCGACGCTCCCGTTGGCATTCGAGTTGGGATGCAAGCCCCTGATTTTACGCTGAGAACCCTCACTGGCGAATCGTTCAATCTCTATGCACAGCGCGGCAAACCCGTGTTTCTCAACTTCTGGGGAACCTGGTGTGGTCCCTGTGTTGCCGAAATGCCCGATATACAAAAGTTGCAAGATACCATGGCCGACTCCATTCAGATCGTCGGCATTGGCGTACGAGACACGCGCATCCAGGAACTGCGTTTTATCAGAAGATATGGCTATACCTGGACTTTTGTTCTCGACTCGACAGGAGAAGCGCGCAATGCGTATGAGGTCTCGTCCTATCCCACCTCGCT
This window harbors:
- a CDS encoding redoxin domain-containing protein — translated: EMNMPVFSGGMLMFKYVMTLIFLLLPAYVHAAPTASDCDFNNSGKVDFADFIAFSQGYGTTQTRFDLNGDGAVTFQDFVIFAQFYGQTIAPPPPTTDAPVGIRVGMQAPDFTLRTLTGESFNLYAQRGKPVFLNFWGTWCGPCVAEMPDIQKLQDTMADSIQIVGIGVRDTRIQELRFIRRYGYTWTFVLDSTGEARNAYEVSSYPTSLFLDAKGVIVRVLRGSRNYETFLAAARQAINN